The following proteins come from a genomic window of Lycium ferocissimum isolate CSIRO_LF1 chromosome 4, AGI_CSIRO_Lferr_CH_V1, whole genome shotgun sequence:
- the LOC132054240 gene encoding uncharacterized protein LOC132054240, producing MALDMNIQELLVIGDSDLLINQVKGNWATKNVKILLYVNLVQRLCERFKSIDFRHTPRAQNEFADSLAIISSMIQHPESTHIDPLEITLREEQAHCAHVEAERMANHGQQIHHQLVYSQQRRKAKLNPVERDQKGHNRTGNKDTSGRKGHRANERKDESDQKGHTKGEQQKISDREGHN from the exons ATGGCGCTAGACATGAACATACAGGAGTTGTTGGTAATCGGGGACTCCGATTTGCTCATAAATCAAGTTAAAGGAAATTGGGCGACCAAAAATGTTAAGATACTCCTATATGTGAATCTGGTACAAAGATTGTGTGAGAGATTCAAGAGTATTGACTTTAGGCATACTCCGAGGGCTCAGAATGAGTTCGCAGACTCATTGGCTATAATATCGTCTATGATCCAGCACCCTGAGAGTACCCATATTGATCCATTAGAGATCACACTGAGAGAAGAACAGGCTCACTGCGCTCATGTCGAGGCCGAGCGTATGGCCAACCATG GACAGCAGATACACCACCAACTGGTTTACTCACAGCAAAGGCGGAAGGCAAAGCTCAACCCAGTGGAGAGagaccaaaagggtcacaacAGGACGGGTAATAAAGACACATCTGGCCGCAAGGGTCATAGAGCAAATGAGCGTAAAGATGAAtccgaccaaaagggtcacacAAAGGGTgaacaacaaaaaatatcagACCGAGAGGGTCACAATTGA